Genomic window (Phormidium ambiguum IAM M-71):
TAGGCACATACAGTGGACTGGTACTCATGAAGGCCGCGTCACTGCAACAAGAGATGGCAAAATTAAGGAACTAGCCTACATTAATGGTTATAGTTGGTGGGAAGGGGATCGCGAAACTAAGACTTGAAATCGGGCTTAGGGAGTCTTAGTAAAATCTCAGAAATAAGCATCGCCTCTTTTACATTGAGGTATATCCTACAGAGTAGGATATACCTCAATCGTTTGAATTCACCGATTTATGAAAGCAATCCAATATTTATGGAATCCCAACCTTTCTTTAGCATTGACGACCAGCCTATATCTTTAGCCAAAGCTATTGGTTATCTTCGTAGTACAGGTGATTTTCAATCATTTGTACTAAAAATAATTCGACAGCATCTTTTGGAAACAGAACTACAAACTCGTGAAGACCTAGAGATTGACTCTACCATCATTGAACAAGCTGTTATTGATTTTCGGTTAGAGAACCAACTTAACGATTCCGATCGCTTTCAAGAATGGCTCAACGCCAAAGGCATCAACTACGCCGACTTCCGTTATCAAATTGCCGCTGGGTTGAAGATAGAAAAGCTCAAAGCAGAAGTGACAGCCCCAAAACTAGAGGAATACTTCAACGCCAATAAAGCCTTACTCGATCAAGTTGTTCTCTCGCGCATTGTCGTCGCCGATCGAAACTTCGCCTTGAATCTCAAAAGTCAAATTCTGGCAGACAACAGCCGCTTTGAACCCTTAGCCAGAGAGCATTCCCTCACTGACGATCGCTTAGTTAATGGCATTATGGAGCCAGTTAGCCTGGGGCAAATTCCTGACCAGATACAAGGGTACGTCGCCACTGCTAAACCAGGCGAATTAATTGGTCCATTGGAAATTGAAGGACGCTACGCTTTGCTGCGCGTTGAGCAAATTCTTCCTGTGTCCCTGGATGGGTCACTAAAAGGGGAACTGCAAAATCAGCTATTTGAACAATGGTTACAAGAGAAGGCGCAAAAAATGACTATCAAAATGCACATTGAATGATAGGTATAAGGGTGCGAGCGTTCCTTGATAGTGAGAAAGCGATCGCACCTTCATTCTTCCATTTTCTAATTTGGCAAATCCTGTGATTCTAGAACTAAAACTTCAAGAGAACGCCTAACCCTGAACTGCAATGGAACATTTTCCCTTGCTTCTCGATCCAAAAAAGATAATTCAAGAGAAAATCATGATTTTCTATAAGAGGAGATACTAAATGAAAGGGAAATCAATAGTTAGCTTGCTGGTGAGTTTAGCTGTATTGAACACAGGCTTAGTAACTAGACAGCTATGTGCAACCGCTACTCCAGCACCTATTTTTAGACCCGTTATTAGCAATATCCAAAACCAACTTCCGAGAAATTTAGTGTTGCGTTTGCCCAGTAGTCTTCCTGCAACAATAACGAGGTATGAAAATCCAAAACTAGAATTTAGGGTAGATAAGGAAGAAGTTTATCTTGTAATTAAATGGATAGGTTGCGAACATAATTACCCGCCTGGTGGTAGGGGATATATGATCAATTGTTTACCGCTTATAGCTAGGTCAATAATTGTATCATCAAAAAGTTTGCCAGATTTTAATAGCTTTAGACAAATAGCTAAAGCTTTTGGACTACTAAGAAACGTGCAAGGATACTATTTTGAGGAAGATATGGGAGCACCCGGTATGGGTTGGCGTGAAGTGCAATGGATTCAAAATGGTACTTTATTTCAAATTAAGTCGGCAAACTTATCTGCAAATGAATTAATTCAAGTAGCTCGTTCAATGGCAACTGAGCCTCCTATTTATGATAAAACTACTGCTAATTCTCGGAGGACAACAACGCGATCGCCTTCTTCTAGTAGACGGACAACGAATACACAATCACGAAATGCTGAGGCTTCCTTAGTAACAGCAATTAGAAATGCTGTAGGGCTTGAGAAAAGAGAATTCTTTGCTCAAATTGAGTATTTTTTTACTAAGGTAGATCTTAACAATGATGGAAATAAAGAAGTAATTGTTTATACAGTTGGGACTCTCTGTGGAGCTTGGGAATGCCCTGTTTATATCTTCACGAGAAGTGGTACTGGTTATCGGTTGATTGGAACAATAGTTTCGCAATCTAATGAGGCAAAAATAGCTGTACTTTCCACCAGAAGCAAAGGCTGGCTTGATATTGCAACTTTGGTTTACGACCCTCATCAACAAAAAAGAAGTAACTGGAAACTAAATAAATTCAATGGAACTACCTACGAAAACACTTTCCAAAACTTAAGTTCAATGCCTGGTCAAGTTGTTTTGCGTCCTAAAGGATCGGGTATTAGTCTTGCTCAACCAGGAATCTAAATTCTTTCCTAGTTTTTCTTTTCCAAGCCTAAATGCTTTACAAGCCAATCCATTCCGTCCATGATTTGGTTAGGTTCGACAACAGAATTAGCTGTTTTTGTTTCCGTTGGGTTACTAAGTGAAATTTTATTGGGAAAGTGTGAATACATTTTTTCTGTATTTGTCCGAATGCGATCGCTTTTCTTAATATTAAAATTCCTGATTCTCCGAAAAATTGCTGAGGTAGGTAAATTCCGCCTTTGCTATAAAGTTGGGTGATGGAGATGAGGAGAGGTTATGAAGGGGCGATCTCTACTTGGTTTGATAGTGAGTTTGACCATTTTTGGTGCTGGTTCGTTAGCAGTTTTGGCACAGTCTCAGCGATACCCAACCAATGCAGAAATACAGATGTTAATTAAAGATTTTCCCAGAGTAATTCAGTCTAATCAGGATTTCTTATCTAGCAAACCAACTGCATCTGAAATTCAACGTTTACGGTCTTTTGTGGCAGCATGGTCGCGGGTTGATTCAAAGATCGCACCTTTTCTTGGTCAGTGGAATATTTCTGACGCTACGTTAGCAATTTATCCATCTAATGTTAGAGGTCGGGTGTGTATGATTATAGCTGGTGATTGGAATGACGAATATGGAAGCGTTTTAACAGGTACTGTTTCTAATAACCAAATTCGCGTCAGTAACCGTCAAGTAATTGTTAGGCAAGGTGATTACTTAGGAATACTTAGGGTTGAAAACAATAAACCTATTATATTTGCGTTAGGTTCTGCCAAACCTCTTGAATCACCTACACAATTTTTGGAATCGCAAGGTATGCAACAATTTAATCCTGTTATAACCCAACAATTTAACGCTGCTGGTTGTACTGCTTCTCGACCAAACAGAAGGTAATTCAAGAGAAACTCATATTTTTTACAAAAGGAGATTATCAAATGAAAAAACATTTCCTACTTTTAAACTTACTAGTTTTTTCATTCATAGTTATTAGTTCATCATCTGGTCTGACTGAATCTAATCAGATACTTCAAAACTTGAGAGATGGAGATTATTACTTTGAAGGGCCATATACTATTCAGAAAAGAGGAAACAAGGAAGTTATTCTGCGAAAAAACGGAAATAATGTTATGGGTGCCAATATAGAATACTTTGCTGACAGTCCTTGCTTTAAGGGTACAATTCAAAGGAATAGTATTGTTGATATAAATTGGGGTTTTCCACCTTATGGAGGAGAGGAGAGATGGACATTTACATCAGGTGGAACTATTAATTTAAATAAATATCGAAAACGGCAGCTTAGATCGGACGATAGACGAATAATTGAGCTTTGTATTCAAGGATTTAGAAATAGAAGAAGGTAACAGATATTTTTAGGATTTAGAAAAAGTACTGTTTTAGTAATGAGGAGAGAGTTAATGAATACAAAAGTGCTATTTTACTTAATAGTAACTTCGGCAATTGTAGGTACTAGCTCATCAATTAGCTTGCAAGAACCCTGGTGAGATAGGCCATAGTTGCTACACTTGCCTGTGAGCGATCGCATCGCAAAAATACTGATTCTAAAGAGTGCATTTCTGAATTTGTAGAACAATGGGCAACTTTACCTTTGCTAGCGTGGCCTTTAAGATTGGAAAGTGTTTACACTTTGGGTTTGGATAATTACCTGATTGAACCGGATGTCGGAGTAACCGACCCAACTATGCGAGAAGCTGGCGCGAAGGTGGCGGACTGTTTGATGGAAAAGTTAGGAGTGCGATCGCCGTCATTAGTATGCTTAAATATTCAACCTTAGTTTGCTTCCTGTACTCTAAGCTAAAGATTTTTAATATCTCTAGAAATACTGAATATTTCCAATTTCAGTATTTCTACAGCTTTTTATCTATAATTCTTGAGCGTACTTTAAAGTTTAAAAGGGTAATGAACTAAAATGAATGCACAACGTTTAAGTTGGTTTGAATCAGGTAAATCATTGCAATATATTATCGAATTATTACAAAAATCTCAACAAAAAATTCGGATTGCCACAGGTTTTTTCACAATTAAAGGATGGAACTTAGTTCGTCGTTATACTACAGGGAAAAGAACCTACCTTTTAGTTGGCTTAGACGATCCTGGTGAACAAAAAGCAAGGATGGCTTTAGTTCAAGAAATTATGCGAGATCTACGAACTGGATTAGACATAGATAGAAGAAAAGCGGTTCGTGACCTGGTAGACAAAATCCAATCTAACCAATTTGAAATTGTTGACGCTAGAGCTAAAGACCACCATAACAAACTTTATATCTCTGATGAAACAGCAGCTATTCAAACTTCTTCAAATTTAACTGGCAAGGGATTAATGAAGCAAGTTGAAGGGGGGAATATTCTGATCGATAAATCAGAGATTATAGCTTTAGTTCAGGAATTTGATGATTATTTTATTACAGCTTACGATTTAACCCAAGAACTCCTCAGAGCTTTATTAAAATGGTTAAACCTTGCTAAACCTTGGGATATTTATCTAAAGACAATCTTAGCTTTTGAGCAAATAAAACCAGTAAAAACTACTTATAGTAAACAGCCTGTTACCTATCAACAAGATATGATTTCTCTAACATTAAGCCAAATTAATGAGCATGGTGGCTCAATGTTAGTTGCTTCTACAGGACTAGGTAAAACTGTGATAGCAACTCTAGTGGCTGTTCAATTAAAATCAGAAGACTTGATTGATAAGGTAATTATTATTTGCCCTAATGCTGTTAAAACCATTTGGCGTAAAGAGATGCGAGATGCTAGTATATCTGCTGATTGTTTTACTTTAGAAACCTTAGATAAAGAAGATTCAGACCAAGCAAGCGATCTGATGATATGGGATGAATTTGTTGATGATATTCGCTCAGGAAAAGGGCGCTACTTATTAATATTTGATGAAAGCCACAAGCTGAGAAAGCGTTATCCAGACCAATTTGGAAATAAATATTCCCAAGTTGAAAAAAGAAGAGAAAGGAAGGCGTTTACCAGAATTAATGAAGTTGTAAATCAACTAGGAAATCCTGAAAAAATTAAAGTTTTATTATTGACAGGCTCACCTTACGCTACAGATATCAATAATATTAATGTTCAACTTCATCTCCTACCTCATACAGCCGAAAGTGATGTTTTATTTCCCGACTTATTTGATGATGCACGCGCTTGGAAAATTACAAAACCAAGTCAATTTATAGATTTACCTGTGGCTCACCAGCTAACCACTCCTCACGTAGCTAAATATTATGGTCAACCAGATAACAAAGGACGTTATATTAATTTTGGAGAAATCAAAAAATATTTTCCTGATGTTTATTTGTACACTATTTCTTGTCCTGTACCTGTGGAAGCTGAATTAGCATCAGTAATCAGCCAAGGTTATTTTGATTTAAATGTATCTCATCCTATATATCGAAAAAATATTGTTACTCAGGTCAAGAAGGACTGGGCAAGTTCTCCTTTAGCATTAAAAGAAATTTTAGAGCGTGTTGTTGATACACCAAGAGGAGAAAAAGCATTAGATTTGGAAAAATCTGATTTCTTCATTTCCCAAGAAGAACGTCAAAAAGTTTTAAATCCAATTATTAGTAAACTACATAAGTTAAACCGACAACAAGATAAAAAACTTCAAAATTTACTGGAGATTATAGATTTTCATTGCCCTCAAGAGAAATTAATTATTTTTTGTGAACGTTATCCTACAGCTTTTTATTTAGAAGAAGCTCTCAAATCATTGAAGCCAAATTTAAGAATATTCAGCACAATCACGAAAAATAAATTCAACAATAAAGATAATGAATATCAATCAAAAACTTTAAGAAAAGTAGAAAAAGCTATTGAAAAATTTGCTCCCATTGCTAACAATACTTCTTCTAATATTCAAGATACGTATAATGTATTCATTACCACTGACAATTATGGAATTGGCGTTAATATGCAGGATGCCTCTGTTGTAGTTAATTACGATATAGCATGGACTCCTATTGAACCAATTCAAAGAGCCGGAAGGATTCTCAGACTTTGGAATGATTTTCGGATTGTTAGAATCTATACTTTTATCCCCATTCTTACAGAAACAACAGAATTACAAGATGAATTTGTCGATCTAGGTAAACGCTGGGATAACTTAATGCAACGTCATGAAGAATCTCGAAAGTTAACGGACTTACCTATTTTAACTCCTGACGATCGACAACTAATTAATATGCCACATTTTGCGTCTGATATTAAAGTAAACAAAGGAATTTTAACACTTGAGAATACAGATGATGAAGTTTCTCGATATTATCAACATACTCAGAAATTACATCTTCATCGAGAATATGCGAATACTCTGGACAGCGATTTAGTTAGTGCTTTATATCATTCAAAAAAATCTATTCTTTTGTATCTTCTTTTACAATATAATAATGAATATAAAATTTTACTTTATGAGCCAGAAACCGATATTTTACGCTCCCCTTCACCTGAGTCTATCCTAAATTTAATTGAATGCACTCCTGAAACTGAAGCTGCTTTTGTAAATGAAGACAAAATAGAAGAATTAGCCGATCTGGTTATCAAAAAATGGTGTATGCAAAATCAAATTTCTGAAGAAGAGGTAAGCAGAGAGTGTACATTATATTTAACACCAAATAATCATGATAGTTCTATCAAAGAGCTATTAACTGGTAATTAGCTTCCCTATCACTAGGAACACCATTTTGCTAGCAGTCACCTATTTTTAGCGATCGCCTCACTCATTGATTTTCTGTAACTCCAAACCAGCCACCAAGCCGATTTATTAAGTTTTGGGTATAGATAAACATTAATTATAGTAAACCGGGAATCATAGAACTGATAAAATCTCTCGATTGTTTGTATGTCTCACTTTTTGTTGCCTGCTTTACTGATATTGGCATTACAACCTTTACCAGCATTAGCATCATCCCAAATTCAATACGGTTTCCCAACCTCAGATCCACCAGTAGTCATTAAATCTGAACAGCTTAAACAAAATCAGCAAAACGCATTATTTACAGTAGTTTCTGTCGGTGATGGTGACACAATTAGGGTCAAGCAAAAGAACCAAACCATTACAGTCCGATTAGGTTGTATCGACGCTCCAGAATTAGCCCAAAAACCTTGGGGTGAACGCTCAAAATATCGGTTAGGTCAGTTTTTACCTGCTGGTCAAACTGTGAGGTTACGACAAATTGACACCGATCGCTATGGTCGAACTGTAGCAGAAGTTTATAAAAACGATCGCTCAATCAACCAGCAAATGGTACGTGAAGGTTATGCAGTCATTTACCCGCAATACTTCGGCGGCTGTGCGGCTACCAGGAATCAATATCTGCAAGCGGAAGCTGAAGCTAAACAAAATCAATTAGCTTTCTGGAGTCAACCGAATCGAGTGATGCCTTGGGATTTTCGTCGGCAACCTAACCAAATCGCGCAGAATACACCGACTCCGATCGCTTCTCCCACACCTACACTGTCCCCCAGTCCTGATGAAACTAAACCCTTGAGAGAACCAACTCAAGGTCAAGGTTGTCAATGTCCTTACGATTACGATAAACGGGGAAATATTTGTGCTGGACGTTCCGCTTACTCACGCCCCGGTGGGGAAAGTCCGCGCTGTTATGTGGGGGATTAAAGTTAATTTGACTTAAACAGTCTCATCTTTCCAATCGCAGAAAGGGCAGTCCCAATGAACAGCGGGTCGATAGTATTTTGGGTAAGGCATCTCGCATTCAGGACAGCGACCAGTAAACATCGGATGAGTATCCAAAAGTTCAAACTTTTCCTCTAATGTCCACCTCTGCCGGGGCTGTCGAATTAGTTCGCCATTGTAGAAAGATACTTCATCATCTTCAAAGGAATCTGGATTTATCATTTTTCTGGATTTCGATCGCACTATTTCTAATATTCGGTTGAATGGTGAGCGATCGCAATAAACGCATTTACATAAATGTAATAAAGCTGATAGTAAAGAAAATTTTGCAGCAATAATTGATGAATTATTTGTTGATTAACTTCCTTGAGAAATTGCCATCTCGTAGTATTAGTTACAAAGTTTGTTCATAAAAAGTTTGCCTATTGATTACCGTAGTCCCTCCTAATGAAAGAGAAATTCAGCATCCGCACCTTCTAAAGTGAAAGTCTCAACTTCAACTCCAAGGAGATTGCAGATGGAATATCGGCAGTTAGGTAAACATGGCATTCGGGTTTCAGAAATTTGTTTGGGTTCGTGGCTTACATACGGTGGTGCAACCGCAGAAGACATCGCCCGCAGTTGTATTGAACAAGCATATAACCTGGGAGTTAACTTTTTCGATACAGCCAATGTCTATGCTGGAGGGGAGGCTGAAAGAATTGTTGGTAAGGTGCTGCGCCAATACCCACGAGAGTCATACGTTTTAGCAACCAAAGTTTATTTTCCAATGGGCGATCGCCCAAACGATCGCGGACTATCGCGCAAACATATCCTAGAGCAATGCGATGCTAGCTTGAAACGATTGGGATTGGACTACATCGACCTCTATCAAGCTCATCGCTATGACCCAACTGTACCCTTAGCTGAAACTTTATTGGCTTTTGACCATTTGGTAAAACAGGGAAAAATCCTCTATTACGGCGTTTCCGAATGGAGTGCCGGACAACTCGCTCATGCTTCTGACCTGATCCGGTTGGCAAATTTAGCTCCGATTGTCTCTGACCAACCTCGCTACAATATGTTCGATCGCACCATCGAGAAAGAAGTCTTGCCCCTTTGTCGCTCAGAAGGTATTGGCATCATCAATTACTCACCTTTAGCGCAAGGTTTACTCACTGGCAAATACAAACCAGGTCAACCATTACCGGAGGACTCAC
Coding sequences:
- a CDS encoding peptidylprolyl isomerase, giving the protein MESQPFFSIDDQPISLAKAIGYLRSTGDFQSFVLKIIRQHLLETELQTREDLEIDSTIIEQAVIDFRLENQLNDSDRFQEWLNAKGINYADFRYQIAAGLKIEKLKAEVTAPKLEEYFNANKALLDQVVLSRIVVADRNFALNLKSQILADNSRFEPLAREHSLTDDRLVNGIMEPVSLGQIPDQIQGYVATAKPGELIGPLEIEGRYALLRVEQILPVSLDGSLKGELQNQLFEQWLQEKAQKMTIKMHIE
- a CDS encoding thermonuclease family protein translates to MSHFLLPALLILALQPLPALASSQIQYGFPTSDPPVVIKSEQLKQNQQNALFTVVSVGDGDTIRVKQKNQTITVRLGCIDAPELAQKPWGERSKYRLGQFLPAGQTVRLRQIDTDRYGRTVAEVYKNDRSINQQMVREGYAVIYPQYFGGCAATRNQYLQAEAEAKQNQLAFWSQPNRVMPWDFRRQPNQIAQNTPTPIASPTPTLSPSPDETKPLREPTQGQGCQCPYDYDKRGNICAGRSAYSRPGGESPRCYVGD
- a CDS encoding helicase-related protein; its protein translation is MQYIIELLQKSQQKIRIATGFFTIKGWNLVRRYTTGKRTYLLVGLDDPGEQKARMALVQEIMRDLRTGLDIDRRKAVRDLVDKIQSNQFEIVDARAKDHHNKLYISDETAAIQTSSNLTGKGLMKQVEGGNILIDKSEIIALVQEFDDYFITAYDLTQELLRALLKWLNLAKPWDIYLKTILAFEQIKPVKTTYSKQPVTYQQDMISLTLSQINEHGGSMLVASTGLGKTVIATLVAVQLKSEDLIDKVIIICPNAVKTIWRKEMRDASISADCFTLETLDKEDSDQASDLMIWDEFVDDIRSGKGRYLLIFDESHKLRKRYPDQFGNKYSQVEKRRERKAFTRINEVVNQLGNPEKIKVLLLTGSPYATDINNINVQLHLLPHTAESDVLFPDLFDDARAWKITKPSQFIDLPVAHQLTTPHVAKYYGQPDNKGRYINFGEIKKYFPDVYLYTISCPVPVEAELASVISQGYFDLNVSHPIYRKNIVTQVKKDWASSPLALKEILERVVDTPRGEKALDLEKSDFFISQEERQKVLNPIISKLHKLNRQQDKKLQNLLEIIDFHCPQEKLIIFCERYPTAFYLEEALKSLKPNLRIFSTITKNKFNNKDNEYQSKTLRKVEKAIEKFAPIANNTSSNIQDTYNVFITTDNYGIGVNMQDASVVVNYDIAWTPIEPIQRAGRILRLWNDFRIVRIYTFIPILTETTELQDEFVDLGKRWDNLMQRHEESRKLTDLPILTPDDRQLINMPHFASDIKVNKGILTLENTDDEVSRYYQHTQKLHLHREYANTLDSDLVSALYHSKKSILLYLLLQYNNEYKILLYEPETDILRSPSPESILNLIECTPETEAAFVNEDKIEELADLVIKKWCMQNQISEEEVSRECTLYLTPNNHDSSIKELLTGN
- a CDS encoding aldo/keto reductase family protein gives rise to the protein MEYRQLGKHGIRVSEICLGSWLTYGGATAEDIARSCIEQAYNLGVNFFDTANVYAGGEAERIVGKVLRQYPRESYVLATKVYFPMGDRPNDRGLSRKHILEQCDASLKRLGLDYIDLYQAHRYDPTVPLAETLLAFDHLVKQGKILYYGVSEWSAGQLAHASDLIRLANLAPIVSDQPRYNMFDRTIEKEVLPLCRSEGIGIINYSPLAQGLLTGKYKPGQPLPEDSRASDPKQNTFLNNGNLDQQQLLKVQRLLPIAEQEGLSLSQLALAWCLRNPELSSVIIGASKPTQVQENVGASGKQLSATTIQRIEEILEMEISDRVTVGV